One stretch of Sinomonas terrae DNA includes these proteins:
- a CDS encoding response regulator, which translates to MTRVLVVEDEAQIARALQINLRVHGYEALTAPSGEAALEAAASTPPDIVVLDLGLPGMDGVDVIRRLREWTSVPIIVLSARHAAEDKVEALDAGADDYVTKPFGLEELLARLRAAARRSAVRPEVPRVQTADFSVDLAARRVEREGKDVRLTPTEWSILALLVRQPGTLVTQRELLTQVWGPAYAKEAQYLRVYMAQLRRKLERDPSNPRHLKTEAGIGYRFDP; encoded by the coding sequence GTGACCCGCGTGCTGGTCGTCGAGGACGAAGCGCAGATCGCGCGCGCCCTCCAGATCAACCTTCGGGTCCACGGCTACGAGGCGTTGACGGCACCCTCGGGCGAGGCCGCCCTCGAGGCCGCGGCGTCGACGCCTCCGGACATCGTTGTCCTCGACCTGGGGCTGCCGGGGATGGACGGCGTGGACGTCATCCGCCGCCTGCGCGAGTGGACGAGCGTGCCCATCATCGTGCTCTCTGCGCGGCACGCGGCCGAGGACAAGGTCGAGGCGCTCGACGCTGGCGCCGACGACTACGTCACGAAGCCGTTCGGCCTCGAGGAACTGCTCGCCCGGCTCCGGGCCGCAGCCCGCCGCAGCGCCGTCCGGCCCGAGGTTCCGCGCGTCCAGACCGCGGACTTCAGCGTTGACCTTGCCGCCCGCCGTGTTGAACGCGAGGGCAAGGATGTGCGGCTCACGCCGACGGAGTGGAGCATTCTTGCCCTCCTCGTGCGGCAGCCAGGCACGCTCGTGACCCAGCGGGAGCTTCTCACCCAGGTGTGGGGGCCGGCGTATGCCAAGGAGGCGCAGTACCTCCGCGTCTATATGGCACAGCTGCGCCGCAAGCTCGAGCGGGACCCCTCGAATCCGCGGCATCTCAAGACCGAGGCCGGCATCGGATACCGCTTCGATCCCTGA
- a CDS encoding MOSC domain-containing protein, translated as MKSARLVAVCRVRQLLPDSGPVGVTAIDKRPVEGPVRIRRLGLHGDIQADRANHGGENKAVYAYSEDDAGLWASALGREIPPGYLGENFRVDGLTASNAVIGERWRFPGGTLLEVTMPRFPCATFARRIGQDGWVKRFKESGLSGAYLRVITPGDVEAGEQFGVEHVPDHGVRVGEWLADPTPERAEALLDAEAEGAIRLAAEIRPYIDRALGREA; from the coding sequence ATGAAGTCCGCACGCCTCGTCGCCGTCTGCCGCGTCCGGCAGCTCCTGCCAGATTCGGGGCCCGTCGGCGTGACGGCGATCGACAAGCGGCCCGTCGAGGGGCCAGTCCGCATCCGTAGGCTCGGCCTCCACGGAGACATCCAGGCCGATCGCGCGAACCACGGCGGCGAGAACAAGGCGGTCTACGCGTACTCCGAGGATGACGCCGGGCTCTGGGCCAGCGCCCTCGGCCGTGAGATTCCGCCGGGCTACCTGGGCGAGAACTTCCGCGTGGACGGCCTCACGGCGAGCAACGCCGTCATCGGCGAGCGGTGGCGCTTCCCGGGTGGCACGCTCCTCGAAGTCACGATGCCGCGCTTCCCATGTGCAACATTCGCCCGGCGCATCGGTCAGGACGGTTGGGTCAAGCGCTTCAAGGAGTCGGGGCTGTCCGGCGCCTACCTGAGGGTCATCACGCCGGGTGACGTCGAGGCGGGGGAGCAGTTCGGCGTCGAACACGTCCCCGACCACGGCGTGCGCGTGGGGGAGTGGCTCGCGGACCCGACGCCTGAGCGGGCCGAAGCCCTCCTCGACGCCGAGGCCGAGGGGGCGATCCGTCTCGCCGCCGAGATCCGGCCCTACATCGACCGGGCGCTGGGCCGCGAGGCCTAG